One region of Sphingomonas abietis genomic DNA includes:
- a CDS encoding molybdopterin-dependent oxidoreductase, translating into MSIRLSRRTLIGSLGTGAGGLLLAGCDKINASPTVQTLLGVGEKATFAAQRVVADRAALAPEYAASQMSPFFRTNGVSMPSTNAYAAHLASNFADWRLAVDGLVANPLALSLDQIRAAPRRTQITRHDCVEGWSAIGQWTGLPLGMLLKQAGLKSSARYIVFHCADESRGVPYYESIDLIDAFHPQTILAWAMNGQPLAVGHGAPLRLRVERQLGYKQAKYVMRIEAVASLAGIGGGKGGYWEDVVGYQWYAGI; encoded by the coding sequence ATGAGCATCCGCCTCTCCCGCCGCACGCTGATCGGTTCGCTGGGGACAGGCGCCGGCGGGCTGCTGCTTGCCGGCTGCGACAAGATCAACGCCTCGCCGACCGTGCAGACCCTGCTCGGCGTCGGCGAGAAGGCGACCTTCGCTGCGCAGCGCGTGGTGGCGGATCGCGCTGCACTGGCGCCCGAATATGCGGCGTCGCAGATGTCGCCTTTCTTCCGCACCAACGGCGTCTCGATGCCCTCGACCAACGCCTATGCCGCCCACCTCGCCAGCAATTTCGCCGACTGGCGGCTGGCGGTGGACGGGCTGGTGGCGAACCCGCTGGCGCTCTCGCTCGACCAGATCCGCGCGGCGCCGCGCCGCACTCAGATCACCCGCCATGATTGCGTCGAGGGCTGGAGCGCGATCGGCCAGTGGACCGGGCTGCCGCTCGGCATGCTGCTCAAGCAGGCGGGGCTCAAATCCTCAGCCCGCTACATCGTCTTCCACTGCGCCGACGAATCGCGCGGCGTGCCTTATTATGAATCGATCGACCTGATCGACGCCTTCCACCCGCAGACCATCCTCGCCTGGGCGATGAATGGGCAGCCCCTCGCTGTCGGCCACGGTGCGCCGCTGCGGCTGCGCGTCGAACGCCAGCTCGGCTACAAGCAGGCCAAATATGTGATGCGCATCGAGGCGGTGGCGAGCCTCGCCGGGATCGGCGGCGGCAAGGGGGGCTATTGGGAGGATGTCGTCGGCTATCAGTGGTATGCGGGCATCTGA
- a CDS encoding L-serine ammonia-lyase: protein MESSPLLAPESAAHGLAISVAELFTIGIGPSSSHTVGPMRAAFDFAREFVEDGIVPVRVKCDLYGSLSLTGRGHGTDGAVILGLAGETPEGVDPDAVPALVARIRAQQRLPLGGGAEVPFCEAKDLVFHKSFLPAHPNGMAFTAVLADGSRIVRRYYSIGGGAIRMEGEQPVRANVEIPYPFGSGAELLAIGDATGLCIADIVRANEAAWRDEAETDAFLMSVRAAMFGSIERGCHGTGELPGGLKVQRRARAMRERLLERGPRADPGLVFEWVSLYALAVNEENAAGGRVVTAPTNGAAGVIPAVLKYYETFVHGSDTAGSRRLLYTASAIGFLYKKRASISAAEMGCQGEVGVACSMAAAGLAAALGGSNRQVENAAEIGMEHNLGLTCDPIGGLVQIPCIERNTMGAIKAINAAYLALHGDGRHIVSLDQVIETMRQTGEDMKSKYKETSLGGLAVNVVEC from the coding sequence ATGGAGAGCAGCCCCCTTCTCGCGCCGGAAAGCGCCGCCCACGGCCTTGCGATCAGCGTCGCCGAATTGTTCACGATCGGCATCGGCCCGTCGTCCTCGCACACCGTCGGGCCGATGCGCGCGGCGTTCGATTTCGCGCGGGAGTTCGTCGAGGACGGCATCGTGCCGGTGCGGGTCAAGTGCGATCTCTACGGATCGCTGTCGCTGACCGGCCGGGGCCATGGCACCGATGGCGCGGTGATCCTCGGCCTGGCCGGCGAGACCCCCGAGGGCGTCGATCCGGATGCGGTGCCGGCGCTCGTCGCGCGCATCCGGGCGCAGCAGCGCCTGCCGCTCGGCGGCGGCGCGGAGGTGCCGTTCTGCGAGGCCAAGGATCTGGTCTTCCACAAGAGCTTCCTGCCCGCCCATCCCAATGGCATGGCCTTCACCGCGGTGCTCGCCGATGGCAGCCGGATCGTCAGGCGTTATTACTCGATCGGCGGCGGCGCGATCCGCATGGAGGGCGAGCAGCCCGTCCGCGCCAATGTCGAGATCCCCTACCCGTTCGGGTCTGGCGCCGAACTGCTGGCGATCGGCGACGCCACCGGGCTGTGCATCGCCGATATCGTGCGCGCCAACGAGGCGGCGTGGCGGGACGAGGCGGAGACCGACGCCTTCCTGATGTCGGTGCGCGCCGCGATGTTCGGATCGATCGAGCGCGGCTGCCATGGCACCGGCGAACTGCCCGGTGGCCTGAAGGTCCAGCGTCGCGCGCGGGCGATGCGCGAGCGGCTGCTCGAACGCGGCCCTCGCGCCGACCCCGGCCTCGTCTTCGAATGGGTCAGCCTCTACGCGCTCGCGGTGAACGAGGAGAATGCCGCCGGCGGCCGCGTCGTCACCGCCCCCACCAACGGCGCGGCCGGCGTGATCCCCGCCGTGCTCAAATATTACGAGACCTTCGTCCACGGATCGGACACCGCCGGATCGCGGCGCCTGCTCTACACGGCCTCGGCGATCGGCTTCCTGTACAAGAAGCGCGCCTCGATCTCGGCCGCCGAGATGGGCTGCCAGGGCGAGGTCGGCGTCGCCTGCTCGATGGCGGCGGCGGGGCTGGCCGCCGCGCTCGGCGGCTCGAACCGCCAGGTCGAGAATGCCGCCGAGATCGGCATGGAGCATAATCTCGGGCTGACCTGCGATCCGATTGGAGGCCTGGTCCAGATTCCCTGCATCGAGCGCAACACGATGGGCGCGATCAAGGCGATCAACGCCGCCTATCTGGCGCTGCACGGCGACGGCCGCCACATCGTCAGCCTCGACCAGGTGATCGAGACGATGCGCCAGACCGGCGAGGACATGAAGAGCAAATATAAGGAAACCAGCCTCGGCGGCCTCGCCGTCAACGTGGTCGAGTGCTGA
- a CDS encoding TetR/AcrR family transcriptional regulator → MKNTETAVATRGRPREFDAAEALAAALRVFWTRGYEGASLTELTEAMGITRPSLYACFGNKEALFRKALDLYETEKLAFMNTALEAPTARGVADRLLRGALANQMSACDPKGCLGVISSVACGAEAEGIKAEVVARRVSSTAALVQRFERAKQEGDLPAELEPEALTHYLIALLQGLSVQAGAGMSCADLGRMVDTALVVWPGR, encoded by the coding sequence ATGAAAAACACTGAGACCGCCGTTGCCACGCGTGGCAGGCCGCGCGAGTTCGATGCCGCAGAGGCATTGGCGGCGGCGCTCCGCGTGTTCTGGACACGCGGATATGAGGGCGCTTCGCTCACCGAACTGACCGAGGCGATGGGCATCACGCGGCCCAGCCTCTATGCCTGCTTCGGCAACAAGGAGGCGCTGTTCCGCAAGGCGCTCGATCTCTACGAGACCGAGAAGCTCGCCTTCATGAACACGGCGCTCGAGGCGCCGACCGCCCGCGGCGTCGCCGACCGGCTGCTGCGCGGGGCGCTCGCCAACCAGATGAGCGCCTGCGATCCCAAGGGCTGCCTGGGCGTCATCTCCAGCGTCGCCTGCGGCGCCGAAGCGGAAGGCATCAAGGCCGAGGTGGTGGCGCGCCGCGTTTCGTCCACCGCGGCCCTGGTCCAGCGTTTCGAGCGGGCCAAGCAGGAAGGCGATCTGCCGGCGGAACTCGAGCCGGAGGCGCTGACCCATTATCTGATTGCGCTGCTCCAGGGGCTTTCCGTGCAGGCCGGGGCGGGGATGAGTTGTGCCGATCTGGGCCGTATGGTCGATACCGCGCTGGTCGTCTGGCCAGGCCGCTAG
- a CDS encoding GAF domain-containing protein, with translation MTLYYTPANRPADEDDRQRAVDQSGFLDAAGDPVLASILREAAELFATPMAAISIVDHDRQYFPVEIGLGTSETPRAASFCAHAMVDGDHVFQVGDTHADPRFAGNPLVLSGPEIRFYAGAPLAAENGQPLGALCVIDREPRPLPSQDQLDSLSHLARRVLARAAQIRG, from the coding sequence ATGACGCTCTATTATACACCCGCCAATCGTCCCGCGGACGAGGATGACCGCCAGCGCGCCGTCGACCAGTCCGGCTTTCTCGACGCTGCCGGCGATCCGGTTCTGGCCTCCATCCTGCGTGAGGCGGCAGAGCTGTTCGCCACGCCGATGGCGGCGATCTCGATCGTGGATCATGACCGCCAGTATTTCCCGGTTGAAATCGGGCTCGGCACCTCCGAGACGCCTCGCGCCGCATCCTTTTGCGCGCATGCCATGGTCGATGGCGACCATGTCTTCCAGGTCGGCGACACCCACGCCGATCCGCGCTTCGCGGGAAACCCGCTTGTCCTGTCCGGCCCCGAGATCCGCTTCTATGCCGGCGCCCCGCTGGCGGCGGAAAATGGCCAGCCGCTCGGCGCGCTGTGCGTGATCGATCGGGAGCCCCGCCCCCTGCCCAGCCAGGATCAGCTCGACAGCCTGTCGCACCTCGCGCGGCGCGTGCTGGCGCGCGCCGCGCAGATCAGGGGGTAA
- a CDS encoding HU family DNA-binding protein encodes MNNSELAEQIAAGHDLSKADARKVVDAVFAAITDAAAAGTEVSISGFGKFKVKDSPAREGRNPATGAAMTIAASRKLGFSPAKAVKDKLNG; translated from the coding sequence ATGAACAATTCCGAGCTCGCCGAGCAGATTGCTGCCGGCCACGACCTGTCGAAGGCAGACGCCCGCAAGGTCGTCGACGCCGTTTTCGCCGCCATCACCGATGCGGCTGCCGCCGGCACCGAAGTCTCGATCAGCGGCTTCGGCAAGTTCAAGGTGAAGGACAGCCCCGCACGCGAGGGTCGCAACCCGGCCACCGGCGCCGCGATGACCATCGCCGCTTCCCGCAAGCTCGGCTTCTCGCCTGCCAAGGCGGTGAAGGACAAGCTGAACGGCTGA
- a CDS encoding quinone oxidoreductase family protein, giving the protein MSDFRMIIRQTGGPEAIEREAISPVDPGTGQVRVRQSAIGLNFIDTYHRSGLYTLDLPTGLGSEAAGTIEAVGDGVEGLAVGDRVAYAGGAPGAYATVRTLAADLLVPLPDTIDDRTAAAAMLKGMTAAYLIGPCARIEAGQTVLVHAAAGGVGSILVQWLKALDVTVIAHAGSPAKAEQARQLGAHHALSCPLDALATEVRAITGGQGVAVALDGVGKASWDASLQSLARRGLLVTYGNASGAVAPIDVLSLSKAGSVFVTRPTLADYAGNAAERRDLAGKLFDAIAGGAVTIPIGQTFALADAADAHRALEFRATTGATVLLP; this is encoded by the coding sequence ATGTCCGATTTCCGCATGATCATCCGCCAGACCGGCGGCCCCGAGGCGATCGAGCGCGAGGCGATCAGCCCGGTCGATCCCGGCACCGGCCAGGTCCGGGTGCGGCAATCGGCGATCGGGCTGAACTTCATCGACACCTATCATCGCAGCGGCCTCTACACGCTCGACCTGCCAACCGGGCTCGGCAGCGAGGCGGCCGGCACGATCGAGGCCGTCGGCGACGGCGTGGAGGGGCTGGCAGTCGGCGATCGCGTCGCTTACGCCGGCGGCGCGCCCGGCGCCTATGCGACGGTGCGGACGCTGGCCGCAGACCTGCTGGTGCCGCTGCCCGACACGATCGACGATCGCACCGCCGCCGCCGCGATGCTCAAGGGCATGACCGCCGCCTATCTGATCGGCCCCTGCGCGCGGATCGAAGCCGGGCAGACCGTGCTCGTCCATGCCGCCGCCGGCGGGGTCGGCTCGATCCTCGTCCAGTGGCTGAAGGCATTGGATGTCACCGTGATCGCCCATGCCGGATCGCCAGCCAAGGCCGAGCAGGCGCGGCAGCTCGGTGCGCACCACGCCCTCTCCTGCCCGTTGGATGCGCTCGCCACCGAGGTGCGCGCGATCACCGGCGGCCAGGGGGTCGCGGTGGCGCTGGATGGGGTCGGCAAGGCCAGCTGGGATGCCTCGTTGCAGTCTCTCGCGCGGCGCGGCCTGCTCGTCACCTACGGCAATGCCAGCGGTGCCGTCGCGCCGATCGACGTGCTGTCGCTGTCCAAGGCCGGCTCCGTCTTCGTCACCCGCCCGACGCTCGCCGATTATGCCGGCAACGCCGCCGAACGCCGCGATCTCGCCGGCAAGCTGTTCGACGCGATCGCCGGTGGCGCGGTGACGATCCCGATCGGCCAGACCTTCGCGCTGGCCGACGCCGCCGATGCCCATCGCGCGCTGGAATTCCGCGCCACGACGGGCGCGACGGTCCTTCTGCCCTGA
- a CDS encoding cytochrome b/b6 domain-containing protein, with protein sequence MTQDEDATPPAAPADADGARGGDIVARHRLVTRLWHGTNAFSVFVMLMSGLMIFNAHPHLYWGQYGANFDHSWLDILPGRVRVGPWTIPTPGVLGVQAGGRIVAFPPLVTIPSHYDLASARQWHFAFAWLLVVPGLLFGAWGFAARHFQRDLAPSAAELKPAHLLHDIGRHVRLRFPTGAAARRYNILQKLAYLTVLFVLLPGVALTGLTMSPAMDAAWPWLLHLFGGRPSARSIHFLCAFGLALFILVHLVMVVLAGPINEIRSMITGRYRLPKEKGE encoded by the coding sequence ATGACGCAAGACGAGGACGCCACGCCGCCGGCCGCCCCTGCGGACGCCGACGGCGCGCGCGGCGGCGATATCGTCGCGCGCCACCGGCTCGTCACCCGGCTGTGGCATGGGACCAACGCGTTCAGCGTATTCGTGATGCTGATGAGCGGGCTGATGATCTTCAACGCCCATCCGCACCTCTATTGGGGACAATATGGCGCGAACTTCGATCATAGCTGGCTGGACATCCTGCCGGGCCGCGTGCGCGTCGGCCCGTGGACGATCCCGACGCCGGGCGTGCTCGGGGTCCAGGCCGGCGGCCGCATCGTCGCCTTCCCGCCGCTGGTGACGATCCCTTCGCATTATGATCTCGCCAGCGCCCGCCAATGGCATTTCGCCTTCGCCTGGCTGCTGGTGGTGCCGGGGCTGCTCTTTGGGGCGTGGGGGTTCGCCGCCCGCCATTTCCAGCGCGATCTCGCGCCCAGCGCTGCGGAGCTGAAGCCCGCGCATCTGCTCCACGACATCGGCCGCCATGTCCGCCTGCGCTTCCCCACGGGTGCGGCGGCGCGGCGCTACAATATCCTCCAGAAGCTCGCTTATCTGACGGTGCTGTTCGTGCTGCTGCCGGGCGTGGCGCTGACCGGGTTGACCATGTCGCCGGCGATGGACGCGGCATGGCCATGGCTGCTCCATCTGTTTGGTGGCCGCCCGTCGGCGCGCTCGATCCACTTCCTCTGCGCGTTCGGGCTGGCGCTGTTCATCCTCGTCCACCTGGTGATGGTGGTGCTGGCCGGGCCGATCAACGAGATCCGTTCGATGATCACCGGCCGCTACCGCCTGCCGAAGGAGAAGGGCGAATGA
- a CDS encoding SLC13 family permease has product MTTPQILSFALVAGAIATFAWGRFRYDLVALVVLLIGMTVGVVPVKQAFTGFTSDVVVIIASALVVSAAIAKSGVIETALRPLLSRLRHLSVQVPVMAAVTALLSIVTKNVGALAILMPTALKLGRTEGSSVSALLMPMSFMSLLGGLVTLVGTSTNIIVSQVRQDALGKPFGMFDFAPVGLGLTLLGLVVVSICWRLLPRERSGGGGLEELVSTASYSTEATVPDELPKDFATIADLKLMENGVELVAIERADGERVSASPAAPLRPGEVLLLEGDDDALAELFGRTPLKPARHEAAIEKAVPNEEVRSLEAVIQPESSLIGSSAQRARLQERYGVKLLAVGRSSQRITKRLRDVTLRAGDVLLLQAGEKGLGDFVGQAGLLPLAERSVKLGNRRQRFGPIAILAVAIILVACNIISVAAGFFGAAVLIVVLGALSMREAYGALEPEVLVLIGALTPISEAVQHSGGTDLIAHGLATLLTGAPPMLVLGTLMVTAMLCSPFLHNAPTVLVLGPIAVAVARQLGLNPDPFLMAVATGAGCDFLTPVGHQCNTLVMGPGGYRFWDYARLGAPLSIMVILVGTPLIALFWPLAAH; this is encoded by the coding sequence ATGACGACGCCCCAAATCCTGTCGTTCGCGCTGGTCGCTGGCGCGATCGCCACCTTCGCCTGGGGGCGCTTCCGCTACGATCTCGTCGCGCTTGTCGTGCTGCTGATCGGCATGACGGTCGGGGTGGTGCCGGTGAAGCAGGCGTTCACCGGCTTCACCAGCGACGTGGTGGTGATCATCGCCTCGGCGCTGGTCGTCTCGGCGGCGATCGCCAAGTCCGGCGTGATCGAAACCGCGCTGCGGCCTTTGCTTTCGCGGCTCCGGCATCTGAGCGTGCAGGTGCCGGTGATGGCGGCGGTCACGGCCTTGCTCTCGATCGTCACCAAGAATGTCGGCGCGCTGGCGATCCTGATGCCGACCGCGCTCAAGCTCGGGCGCACCGAAGGCAGCTCGGTCTCGGCGCTGCTGATGCCGATGAGCTTTATGTCGTTGCTCGGCGGGCTGGTGACGCTGGTCGGCACCTCGACCAACATCATCGTCAGCCAGGTGCGTCAGGATGCGCTCGGCAAGCCGTTCGGCATGTTCGATTTCGCCCCGGTCGGGCTGGGGCTGACCCTGCTCGGGCTGGTCGTGGTGAGCATCTGCTGGCGCTTGCTGCCCCGCGAGCGCAGCGGCGGGGGCGGGCTGGAGGAACTGGTCTCGACCGCCTCTTATTCCACCGAGGCGACGGTTCCCGACGAACTGCCCAAGGATTTCGCGACGATCGCCGATCTCAAGCTGATGGAGAATGGCGTCGAGCTGGTGGCGATCGAGCGCGCCGATGGCGAGCGGGTGTCGGCGAGCCCCGCCGCGCCGCTCAGGCCCGGCGAGGTGCTGCTGCTGGAGGGCGACGACGATGCGCTCGCCGAACTGTTCGGTCGCACGCCGCTGAAGCCCGCGCGGCACGAGGCGGCGATCGAGAAGGCCGTGCCGAACGAGGAGGTGCGCTCGCTCGAGGCGGTGATCCAGCCGGAATCGAGTCTGATCGGCAGTTCCGCCCAGCGCGCGCGGCTCCAGGAGCGCTACGGGGTCAAGCTGCTCGCGGTCGGCCGATCCAGCCAGCGCATCACGAAGCGGCTGCGCGACGTGACGCTGCGCGCCGGCGACGTGCTGCTGCTCCAGGCCGGCGAGAAGGGCCTGGGGGATTTCGTCGGGCAGGCGGGGCTGCTGCCGCTGGCCGAACGCAGCGTGAAGCTCGGCAATCGCCGCCAGCGCTTCGGCCCGATCGCGATCCTGGCGGTGGCGATCATCCTGGTGGCGTGCAACATCATCTCGGTGGCGGCCGGCTTCTTCGGCGCGGCGGTGCTGATCGTGGTGCTCGGCGCGCTGTCGATGCGCGAGGCCTATGGCGCGCTGGAGCCGGAGGTGCTGGTGCTGATCGGCGCTCTGACCCCGATCAGCGAAGCGGTCCAGCACAGCGGCGGCACCGATCTGATCGCGCACGGGCTGGCGACGCTGCTGACCGGCGCGCCGCCGATGCTGGTGCTCGGCACGCTGATGGTGACGGCGATGCTCTGCTCGCCCTTCCTCCACAATGCGCCGACCGTGCTGGTGCTGGGGCCGATCGCGGTGGCGGTCGCCAGGCAGCTCGGCCTCAACCCGGACCCGTTCCTGATGGCGGTGGCGACGGGCGCGGGCTGCGATTTCCTCACCCCGGTGGGGCACCAGTGCAACACGCTGGTGATGGGGCCGGGCGGCTACCGCTTCTGGGACTATGCGCGGCTGGGCGCGCCGCTCTCGATCATGGTGATTCTGGTCGGCACGCCGTTGATCGCCCTGTTCTGGCCGTTGGCGGCGCACTGA
- a CDS encoding GreA/GreB family elongation factor translates to MSVAFRRDGDEEHKEPKFELPLPAGPNLVTARGLALIEAKVAELEAADTAALAEADREQHLRTLRYWRTRQATAQPVSPPADDEIAFGSRVAFTLNGQTKQIDIVGDDEAEPHAGRIAFSAPLARAMIGAYPGEQLAFGGKADALEILSAGAIPA, encoded by the coding sequence GTGAGCGTAGCGTTTCGCCGCGATGGCGATGAGGAACATAAGGAACCGAAGTTCGAGCTGCCGCTGCCCGCCGGCCCCAATCTGGTGACCGCGCGCGGCCTCGCCCTGATCGAGGCGAAGGTCGCGGAGCTGGAAGCCGCCGATACCGCCGCGCTGGCCGAAGCCGATCGCGAGCAGCATCTGCGCACCCTGCGCTACTGGCGAACCCGGCAGGCGACCGCCCAGCCGGTATCGCCGCCGGCCGACGACGAGATCGCGTTCGGATCGCGCGTCGCCTTCACCCTCAACGGCCAGACCAAGCAGATCGATATCGTCGGCGACGACGAGGCCGAGCCCCATGCCGGCCGCATCGCCTTCTCCGCCCCGCTCGCCCGCGCCATGATCGGGGCCTATCCCGGCGAACAGCTGGCGTTCGGCGGCAAGGCCGATGCGCTCGAAATCCTGTCGGCCGGGGCGATCCCCGCCTGA
- a CDS encoding GGDEF domain-containing protein, whose protein sequence is MRLPRSRAWALLVIAMAATIVLDFSTGPQFSLVAFYLAIACFGSWCIGERVGLAVGAISVLVQLAVHSVNGPASTITAAALAWNMVGRAISMTVLVALASGLRRSLDQARWSAATDALTGVLNKAAFQHRLAAQISQAQRRGDALLMAYFDLDGFKRVNDDFGHAAGDRLLSTFAEQASQAIRAHDLFARVGGDEFVALMTVPTCYQGDVAAERLHHRMSQILRETGYAVTCSMGAMVVESRSIRSAEALVEAADGLMYEVKRSGKNALRVARLDLQPAYQESPTPISGRRAGKAPMADAA, encoded by the coding sequence ATGCGCCTGCCGCGGTCGCGGGCATGGGCGCTGCTGGTGATCGCGATGGCGGCCACCATCGTCCTCGATTTCTCGACCGGCCCGCAGTTCAGCCTGGTCGCTTTCTATCTCGCCATCGCCTGCTTCGGCTCCTGGTGCATCGGCGAGCGGGTGGGGCTGGCGGTGGGGGCGATCTCGGTGCTCGTCCAGCTTGCGGTGCATAGCGTCAACGGCCCGGCGTCCACCATCACCGCGGCGGCGCTGGCCTGGAACATGGTCGGTCGTGCGATATCGATGACGGTCCTGGTCGCGCTGGCCAGCGGATTGCGCCGCTCGCTCGATCAGGCCCGGTGGAGCGCCGCCACCGATGCGTTGACCGGGGTGCTCAACAAGGCCGCCTTCCAGCACCGGCTCGCGGCCCAGATCAGCCAGGCCCAGCGCCGTGGCGATGCCCTGCTGATGGCCTATTTCGACCTCGACGGCTTCAAGCGCGTGAACGACGATTTCGGCCATGCCGCCGGTGACAGATTGCTCTCCACCTTCGCCGAGCAGGCCAGCCAGGCGATCCGCGCGCATGATCTGTTCGCACGGGTCGGCGGCGACGAGTTCGTGGCGCTGATGACGGTCCCGACCTGCTACCAGGGCGATGTCGCGGCCGAACGGCTGCACCATCGGATGAGCCAGATCCTCCGCGAGACCGGCTATGCCGTCACCTGCAGCATGGGTGCGATGGTGGTGGAAAGCCGCTCGATCCGATCGGCGGAAGCGCTGGTCGAGGCGGCGGACGGCCTGATGTACGAGGTCAAGCGCTCGGGCAAGAACGCGCTCCGCGTCGCCCGCCTCGATCTCCAGCCGGCCTATCAGGAATCACCGACGCCGATTTCCGGTCGGCGCGCCGGCAAGGCCCCGATGGCGGACGCGGCATGA
- a CDS encoding YbaK/EbsC family protein produces MSLESVRAFLAEHAPDIAIIDQGASTATVSEAALALGVEPGQIAKTLSIRINNEVILIVARGDARLDNQKTKAVFGGRSRMLGAEEVEAVTGHPIGGVCPFGLATPLPIYCDVSLRDFAEVYPAAGSRTSSVRLTPGRLATLTDARWVGICVPPAPAPVPPITAKL; encoded by the coding sequence TTGAGTCTCGAATCCGTTCGCGCCTTCCTCGCGGAACACGCGCCGGATATCGCGATCATAGACCAGGGTGCCAGCACCGCCACGGTTTCCGAGGCGGCGCTGGCACTGGGGGTCGAGCCGGGCCAGATCGCCAAGACGCTGTCGATCAGGATCAACAACGAAGTGATCCTGATCGTCGCGCGCGGCGACGCCCGGCTCGACAACCAGAAGACCAAGGCCGTCTTCGGAGGCCGCTCGCGGATGCTGGGCGCCGAGGAGGTCGAGGCCGTGACCGGCCATCCGATCGGCGGCGTTTGCCCGTTCGGGCTGGCCACGCCCCTCCCCATTTATTGCGACGTGTCGCTGCGTGATTTCGCCGAGGTCTATCCGGCTGCCGGATCGCGCACATCCTCGGTGCGATTGACGCCCGGTCGACTCGCGACGCTGACCGATGCCCGCTGGGTCGGCATCTGCGTGCCGCCCGCACCGGCGCCCGTGCCGCCGATCACCGCAAAACTCTAA